Part of the Bacteroidales bacterium genome is shown below.
ATTCGCCAACTGTTGCCTTTGGTGGAAACCGACATGCTAAATGATAAAATCAGCTCCTACGTGGCTGCTCAAAAGCTCATCCAGGTGTATTTCGACGAAAAGAAAGCCATCTGATGAACTACCTGGCTCACCTTTATTTATCCTTTGGCAACGAAGAAATCTTAGTGGGTAATTTCATAGCCGACAGGGTTAAGGGAAAGCAGGTACTGAATTATCAACAGGGTATACAAACGGGTATTCGCGTGCACAGGTTAATTGACTCGTTTACCGATCATCATCCCGTTGTTGAAGTAAGTAAATCAAGGATCAGGGAACGTTACCACAAATTTGCCGGTATTGTAATCGACATGTACTATGATCATTACCTTGCAGCAAACTGGAGCAAATATTCGGATGAGCCGCTTCTGCAATTTACCCGGAACAGTTACAAAACTTTATTTCGTTACTATTTTATAATTCCCCCCCGTCTAAGACGGATATTGCCCTGGATGGCTGCCGGCAACTGGCTGGTTTCATACGGAGATATTGACAATATCGGGCTGGCGCTTAAAGGACTGACAACAAGAATTAAGGTTGACTCGGGAATTGAAAATGGCGCAACAGAACTGAGGTTATATTACAACGATTTTAAAAAGGATTTTGAGTCATTTTTTCCTGAATTGGTGGAATATTCCCGGGAGGCGTTGAAAATTCTTGAGGAATAAGCCATCAGATCGAAATGATCAAATTGCTTAACCCATCACTGTAATCACAAGCTTTCTTGCGGTGGCGTGATTCCTGAATTCACAGAGATAAATTCCCTGCCAGGTTCCCAAATTCAGTTTCCCATTGGTCACCGGAATAGTAACTGATGACCCGGCGAGTGTGGTCTTCACGTGTGCAGGCATGTCGTCCGGTCCTTCTAAAGTATGATCGAAATAGGACAGGTTTTCAGGAACTGCCTTGTCAAAGTATTTTTCAAGATCAAATCTCACAGAGGGATCAGCATTTTCGTTAATTGTCAGACCAGCTGATGTGTGCTTGATGTAAATATTCACCAAACCAACCTCAGGGAGGTTGTTCAGATGATGCACAACATGCTGTGTGATCAGGTGAAATCCCCTTGAAAAGGATGGAAGTTGTATCTCGTATTGCTGAGTCATCGGAAAATAAAATTGAAAGTAGAATTTTCCCCTGATGGTCAAAACCTACACCCTGTCGGTATCACTGACTGCAAATACCGGAATCCGTAAATCATTGGTCAGAAGGCGCTCTTTGTCACTGTCTGCAATATAATAATACTCACTGGTTGGTACCGACATCACAGCGATCATACCTGCATTTATTTTTTTTGCATATTGTAATATCTGCTTTGAATATCCCGGTGAGTAGGCTGTTTGAGATTCGTTCACCCGTTTGTATTTAATTCCTTTTGCTTCAAACTCACGGATGGCCTTTTCGATGTTCAGTTTCATGGTTTCCGACCAGGTGAAACCGGGTTTTTCAACCGTGTAAACATGCACTTCAGAATTGAACAACCGTCCAAGAAAAACAACCGCTTCAATTTTCTTATAAAATTCATCATGTGAACTGGCGGGCATCAGGATGGTTTTTATCCCTTCCGGGGGAAATTCGTAACCCTCTTGTATTACCAGAACAGGCACCGGGATACTTTTAACCAGTTTCAGAATATCGGCGCCCTGAAACATCTCCTTAATCCCTTTATACCCGTGAGATCCAATAACCATTAACTTATAAACCTGATCATTGGCTTCATTGGTAATTTCTGAAAATAGTTTACCCTTTACTATCTTATAATTGCATACTGCTGAAGAGCTTGCTGTTATTTTTTTTGACATTTCAGAAAGTTGTGCATCAGCCTCAGATTCAGAATCATGGCCAAGAACATGGATAAGAGTTATTTCCATTTCGCTCATCAATGCAATGGAAGATGCAACTATTGCGGCGCTTTCAGCAGCTGCAGTAAAGTCAAAGGGAACAAGGATTCTTTTTTTATTCATGATAATAATTTTCTTTGGTACATCAAAATGCCGGTATTTTGATTAAATGTAAGTTGTTTATTCTTTTGTAGTTTTATTTTTTATTCCGGCAATCTCCTCCAGCATATCGGTTGTGATTGACTTTGGTCTTTCAAGCGGATAATTCAGCGCCCTGTCCCAGATGATGTTGGCACATATACCAATTGCACGGCCAACACCGAACAGTACGGTGTAAAAATCATATTCCTGGACACCGTAATGCCATTGGATCACACCGGTCTGGGCATCAAGATTGGGCCATGGATTTTTGGCTTTTCCCTGTTCTATTAAAATTGGGGGTACTACTTTGTAGAGCAACTCAACGTATTTGAACAAATCATCGTTGGGCATGTGTTTAAGACAAAATTCGCGCTGGATGGTGTATCGTGGATCCGTTTTTCGCAAAACGGCGTGCCCGTAACCAGGGATAACCTGGCCGGAATTTAGGGTGTCCCATACGAACTGCTTCATCTCCTCCTCTGTGGGCACCTCACCACCCATTTTATCTTTAACA
Proteins encoded:
- a CDS encoding universal stress protein, encoding MNKKRILVPFDFTAAAESAAIVASSIALMSEMEITLIHVLGHDSESEADAQLSEMSKKITASSSAVCNYKIVKGKLFSEITNEANDQVYKLMVIGSHGYKGIKEMFQGADILKLVKSIPVPVLVIQEGYEFPPEGIKTILMPASSHDEFYKKIEAVVFLGRLFNSEVHVYTVEKPGFTWSETMKLNIEKAIREFEAKGIKYKRVNESQTAYSPGYSKQILQYAKKINAGMIAVMSVPTSEYYYIADSDKERLLTNDLRIPVFAVSDTDRV
- a CDS encoding DUF479 domain-containing protein encodes the protein MNYLAHLYLSFGNEEILVGNFIADRVKGKQVLNYQQGIQTGIRVHRLIDSFTDHHPVVEVSKSRIRERYHKFAGIVIDMYYDHYLAANWSKYSDEPLLQFTRNSYKTLFRYYFIIPPRLRRILPWMAAGNWLVSYGDIDNIGLALKGLTTRIKVDSGIENGATELRLYYNDFKKDFESFFPELVEYSREALKILEE
- a CDS encoding YjbQ family protein gives rise to the protein MTQQYEIQLPSFSRGFHLITQHVVHHLNNLPEVGLVNIYIKHTSAGLTINENADPSVRFDLEKYFDKAVPENLSYFDHTLEGPDDMPAHVKTTLAGSSVTIPVTNGKLNLGTWQGIYLCEFRNHATARKLVITVMG